GGGCCTGCCGGTGCTGGGGGTGATACCCCAATTCACCCATATAACCATAGACCACGAAGACAGCGTGTCGCTGGAAAAACTTACCGACCCTCAAACCGTCGCCTTGCCGGACAAGATAAACATCGCGGTGGTGAAACTCCCCCGCATATCGAATTTCACCGATTTCGCGCCGCTGGCGGCGGAGCCTTCGGCGAAGGTTTCGTATCTTTCCAAACCCCGGGCGCTGGATGGCATGGATCTTCTGCTGATACCCGGAAGCAAAGCCACCATAGCGGATCTGCGGTGGCTCAAGGAAACCGGCTGGGCGGATATCATAAAAACCTACGCCGCTGGTGGCGGCAGAGTGGGCGGTATCTGCGGCGGCTACCAGATGATGGGGTTGAAAATGGAGGACCCTCACGGGGTGGAGGGCGTTCCGGGCGAAGAGGAGGAGGGGCTTGGTCTGTTGGAAGCCAGAACGGTAATGGGGGCCGAAAAAAGAGTTGCCAGGGTAATGGGCCGGTGGGTTGACGGTGGACACAGGCTGAGCGGGTACGAGATACACATGGGAATCACCATCACCGGGAACGGAGTTTTAAAACCTCTTGAGATGATGGATGAAGATGGCGCATATAGGCCGGAGGGCGCCATGTCCCATGGCGGAAAGGTTTGGGGGGGCTATGTGCATGGCCTGTTCGACGAACCCTCTTTCCGCGTCCCGTTCCTGAAGGGCCTCAAATCGATGGATATGGCTGGCGCCTTCGATTCCGGGCCATCAAGGCAGGGGCAGTATGATCTGCTGGCGGAGCATTTCAAACGGCATCTGGATATGGATAAATTGCTGGAGATAGCTGGCGTGGCCGCATATCAGCCCCCGGAGGAGAGATAAGATGGACAAACAGGAAACGCGCGGCCTAACGGTGATATTCACCGGCGACGGCAAGGGTAAAACCTCCGCCATGCTGGGGGCGGTCATGCGGGCGCTGGGGCATGGCATGAAATGCAAGGTTATCCAGTTCATCAAGGCCAACAGCGCCACGGGGGAGCTTGAGACGGCGAAAAGGCTGGCTCCCCAGCTTGAGATAGTCCAGGCCGGGCTTGGCTTCACTTGGCTCCCCGGCCACGGTATTGATGAACATGAGAAAGCCGCTCAAGCTGGATTGGCTTTGGCAATGGAAGCCCTTGCCTCCGCCGATTACGGGCTGGTGGCGATGGACGAGGCGCTTTACGCCTTGAAAAAGGGGCTTGTATCGCTGGATCAGTTAAAACAGGCTGTACTCGCCAAACCGGCCCACACCCACCTCATTCTCACGGGGCGGGGCGCGCCCCAGGAGCTTGTGGAACTGGCCGATATGGTGACCAGTATGGAATCTGTTAAACATCCCATGAGCAAAGGCATCCCCGCCCAGCCAGGGCTGGATTATTGATTAGATAATCAACCCTCCCTTTACGCGCGAATGGCGTGATATCCCCTTTTCGGAATACGGCTTTTTACATCCATTATTAAAGCCCCGATCTCTTTCCACTGCCATGTGGAACGTAATGTTCCTTATTTGTTCTTTTAGTATCATTTAGATGTCATTAAAAAATAAAAGCTTATAAGCATAATTGTTGGGCGCATAAATAAAATTTATATGGACTGATTCGTCCCACAATGGTATAAAATGCCCGTTGAATGCCTCTAATTCATTCATTCTAGTTTTAAACCTCAGTCCGGAAATTGTAATGGGTCTTGATGATAGCGAGCTGTTAAACGAAATAATCCTGGAGTCCAAGGAGCATCTTTCCAGAATAGAGCCGGACCTGCTCAGCCTGGAAAAAAACCTTGGCGATATTTCGGCGGACCTGGTGAACCGGCTTTTCCGCACCATGCACAGCATCAAGGGCGGTTTTGCGTTCATGGGCCTGCTCAACATTTCAAGCCTCGCCCATTCCATGGAGAACGCCCTGGCCCGTCTGCGCGACGGCCAGATACAGCCCACGCCGGAATTGGTGGACGCGTTGCTGGCCGGTGTGGACAAGACCTCCGAGCTACTGGACAACGCCACAGAGTCGGAATCCATATCCACTGAAGAGATAAAACGCAAGCTTGCGCCGTTCACGGAAGGGATGGGGGAGGAAACTTCCCACATCGAGATTCCGTCCGCCCAGGCCGCCACGCAAGTGACCCCGCCGGTAGCGGCCCCTGCGGCGGTGGCCCTGGAGGAAACCGCTGTGCCACTGCAGGCAGGCCAGGCTGGCGACGGATCCGCCAAGGACAAGCCGGGCCAGTCTAAAGCCCAGGACGCGGTGCGGGTGAAGGTTAGCGTGCTGGACCGGCTTATGAACCTGGCGGCGGAAATGGTGTTCGCCCGGAACCAGATGATGAGCGCGCTGAACATAAAAACCCTGGAAGCGCTCGACAGGGGCCGGACCATGGAGATCATCGACTGCTCCATGGACGAGGCCAGAAGGAACATGATGACGGCCTTTTCAAAGCTGGGCGGCGGTCTTGTGGACAATGGCGCCGCGCGGGATACGCTGGGGCAGATAGTGGGAAAAGAGCTGGACAAGCTCAAGCAAAAGTTCCTTGCCGCAGTGTCGGCCCCCTTGAATGAATCGCCCCATGTAAAAAAGGCGGCCCGGCAGGTTAATTTTGTCACATCCGAACTGCAAGAGAGCGTGATGGGCACCCGGCTCCAGCCGGTGGGCGCGGTGTTCGGCAAACTTCCCCGCATAATCCGGGACCTTACCCGTTCCCTGAAAAAAGAGATAAATATCGAAGTGGTGGGTGAAGAGGTGGAGCTGGACAAATCCATCATCGAAGCGCTGTCCGACCCGTTGACCCACATCATCCGCAACTGCGCCGACCATGGGATCGAAATGCCCGAGGCCCGGGAAAAGGCCGGTAAGAATCCCGCAGGGCACGTGCGCGTGGCGGCCTATCACGAGGGTGGCCAGGTTTATATAGAAATAGAGGATGACGGCAAGGGGATAGACCCCGGCGTGGTGAAACGCAAAGCCCTGGAAAAGGGGTTGATAACCCCTGAGCAGGCTGGCGCCATGAGCGACACCGAGGCGCAACGGCTTATATTCGCCCCCGGTTTCTCCACCGCCCAGGCCGTTACGGACGTGTCGGGCAGAGGGGTTGGGATGGACGTGGTAAGAACCAACATAGAAGACCTCGGCGGCTCTGTGGAGCTTGGCTCTTCTCCTGGACGCGGCACGAAACTCATATTGAAACTGCCCCTAACCATGGCCATAATGCCGGCGCTTATCGTGGTGTCCGAGGGGAGGCGGTACGCCATTCCCCAGGCCAATATAGACGAGCTTGTGAGGGTTCGCGGGGTGGACTCGGCCCGCGTGATAGAAAAACTGGGGGACGCGGCGGTGATCCGCAGACAGGGGAGGTTGCTACCGCTGGTATATCTAACAGACCTGTTCGGCCTTAAGAGGACCTTTCCGGATTACAGGGAACACGCGAGAAAAGACGACCGCCGGGCCACGCTGGTGGACCGCCGGAAAAAGCCCCTTTCCATAGACGAGTTTGCCGGGGAGTTTGATGAAACGGACGTGGACGGGGATGTTTCCATGGAGCTAAGGAAGCAGGAGATGGAGCGCCGGGCGGAACGGGACAGGCGCAAGAGCCTTTATAACGCCCTTCAGATAATCGTGTTGAAGGTGGAGAGCCACCGGTTCGGCCTGATAGTGGACAGCCTGCTGGACACCGAGGAGATCGTGGTTAAGCCCCTCTCCGCTTACCTGAAAGGATGCGGGTGCTATTCTGGCGCCACCATCATGGGGGACGGCAAGGTTGTGATGATACTGGACCCTTCCGGAATAGCGGCCCACACCAAAATGAAGTTCGACGCGGTGGACATGGCCCACGAGGCGGCTCAGAAAGCCAGGAAAACGCTTGTAGCGGCCGAGAAACAGAGCCTCCTGCTTTTCAGGGCGGGGCGCGAAGAGGTGTTCGCCATAAATATCGACCTTGTGGGCAGGATAGAGGAGATTTCCGCAGGCAAGATAAAATCAGTCGGCGACAAGGAGTTCCTCAATTACGCGGACCACTCCATGCGAATCCTCAGGCTGGAGAATTTCCTGCCCATCAACAGGCCGCAGAGCGCGCCGGAGAAGTTTTCCGTGATCATTCCCAAACTGGTCAGGAGCCCCATGGGCATTGTCGCCTCCGAGATCCTGGACGTGGTGAAAAGCGACGCCAGGATTGACCGGGACAAGGTGAAGGGTATTGGAATATTCGGCTCCGGGGTCATAGACGAACGGCTGGTGATATTCATGGACATTTATTCCCTGTACGAAACGGCGGAGCCTGAAATTTACAAAAACCTCGCATCGCACGGGAAGCTTACGGGCAAGAAAATACTTCTGGCGGAGGACACCGCCTTTTTCCGCATGGTAACCACAAAATATCTGGAGGAGCAGGGGCTTGTGGTGAAAGCCGTAACCGACGGGCAATACGCATGGGAAACCCTTTGCGCCGGAGAGCGGTTCGACCTGCTGATAACCGACGTGAACATGCCCAGGATGAACGGCATAGAGCTTACAAGGAAAGTCCGTTCCTCCGGCAAGTTCGCGGACATGCCCATAGTGGCCCTCACATCCATGGGGCTGGACCGCGACAAGAAAACAGGGCTGGACGCCGGGGTGGATTATTACGAGCTGAAGCTGGACAAGGAGCGGCTCCTTCACGCCCTGCGGAAGGTCTTCGGAGAGGAGAGGTAGAAAATGGCGAACAGATTGCTTCTTTCCTTCCGGCTGGGCGCAAACCTTTTCGGGATAGATGTGCTTCTGGTGCGGGAAGTTATCCACCAGTTCGACCAGACGCCGGTGGAGCACGCCCCGGAGTTCGTGCGCGGCCTTATAAATCTCCGCGGCCAGATCGTTACATTGCTGGACCTGGGGGAGCGCATCTGCTCCCAGAAGCGCGAAGGGGCCGGTTACACCCATTGCATAATCCTCAAAACCGCCGGGGAGATAGCCGGCAAACATGACGGTGGCCCGGGAACGTGGCTTCCGGAAGAGACGGTTGGCCTTGTGGTGGACGGTATTGGCGACGTGGTGGAAGCGCCCTTGGAAGGCGTCACTCCCCCTCCCGCCAATTTGAGGGGAGTAAATGAAGAATACGTCGAGGGCGTTGTGGCGCTGGAAGGCGATTTGATGATGCTTGTTGACCCGGAAAACGCGTTGCGGCTGGAATGAAAACATTCATGGGTAAAGGACAAAGGTGAAACCATGGCGCTTATAGAATGGGAAGAGAAGTACAGCGTTGACGTAAAAGAGTTCGACGACCAGCATAAAAGGCTTTTTGACATCATAAACGAGCTTCACGCCGCCATGAAGGCGGGGCAGAGCGTTGAAGGTCTTAATGTCATCCTTGGCGAATTGCTGGAGTACACCCAGTCTCATTTCAAGGAGGAGGAGACGAAAATGTCCTCCCGGGGGTATCCTGATTTCCAGCGGCACAAGGGGGAGCACGAGAAGCTCATCGCCGACGCCGTGGCTTTCGCCACCCGGTTCAAGGAGGGGCATGTCTCCGTGGGGGTGGAGCTTATGAATTTCCTCGTGGACTGGCTCCAGAACCACATAATGCAGACGGACAAGAGATACTCCTCTTTCTTCAACGAAGGCGTGGCCAAACCGGCCCCCCAACAGGCCGCATCCGCCGGTACAGACCCGGGCGCGCCGCAGGCCGCCAGGTTATCCAAGGCTCCTGAAGCGTCTGGTGGTGGATGGACCATCCGCAAGAAGATGATGGTCAACTGCGCGCTGGTTTCGGCCTTGATGGTGTTCGTGGCCGTGGCCGGGTTCTGGATGACATCACGCATAAAAAGCTTCGCCAGCGCGGACATAGTCAATGCCTGGAAAGCCGCCGACGGCGCCATGGAAAGCAGGATCAATTTTCTTACCATCGTTTGGGGCGTGCTTTCGTCCACCACGGATGTTTCAGATGAAGGGCGCAAGGCGTCCATGGATAGGTTTGAGAAAGGGGCCTCTGGTCTTGCGGAGTCCCTGAAGGACCTGAAGGAAAGCGGCGTGGCCAATCCTGCGGCGGTGGAAAAAGTGTCGGCCAAGCTGGAAGCGGTTAAAGCCAAGGGTAAGGAGATAATAGAAATCTCCGGCCATGTGTTTGAGCTGATGAACAAGACAGACTCCGCCGTGGGAAGCCTTGCTGGCAATGGCGGCCTTTCGGGGATCCAGACAAACCTGGTATGGAGCGCGGCCATGGCCGCCAACGATTACGCCTCGTATGGAGACGACGGCGCCAGGGAGGAGTTCGAGAAACTGTACGGCAGGGTTGAGGGCTCAATCCCGGCCTCCGCCGGCAAGGCGGAGTTCTTGAAAAACTCCAGGGAGCTTGTGGACCTGGCCGTGAAGAGGGTTTCCCTGCGGACGGAGCTTAACAAGGATGTTAAGGAGATAGACAGCGAGCTTGTCCGCATTGAGGATGGGGGCGAGGGTGTGGACGGCACCGACGGCCACACCGCCAAACTGTTGGAGGGCTTGATGGGAATGGCCACCCTGGCCCAGGTTGTCACGGTGTCGGTACTGCTAATTGGCGCCATCGTGTCGGTAGTGTTCAGCCTGAGGATGACCAAGAGCATCACCGGGAACATAAACCAGACCGTGGCGGCCCTAAGAGACCTTTCAGAGGGCAGGGGAGACCTGACCGCCCGCCTGG
This DNA window, taken from Nitrospinota bacterium, encodes the following:
- a CDS encoding cobyric acid synthase, which gives rise to MGKPARCLAVFGSGSDVGKSVTAAALCRIFYGMGLRVAPFKAQNMSNNSSVTMDGGEIGRAQAVQAECCGVEPSVHMNPLLLKPSAENRSQMVLLGKVAGEMTSGDFRKDKTWLFSRTQESLDKLRAANDLVIIEGAGSCAEVNLREFDLANFRTAISCGAPVLLVADIDRGGVFAQVIGTLELLTPQERAMVRGIIINRFRGDPSLFTEGVGFIERRTGLPVLGVIPQFTHITIDHEDSVSLEKLTDPQTVALPDKINIAVVKLPRISNFTDFAPLAAEPSAKVSYLSKPRALDGMDLLLIPGSKATIADLRWLKETGWADIIKTYAAGGGRVGGICGGYQMMGLKMEDPHGVEGVPGEEEEGLGLLEARTVMGAEKRVARVMGRWVDGGHRLSGYEIHMGITITGNGVLKPLEMMDEDGAYRPEGAMSHGGKVWGGYVHGLFDEPSFRVPFLKGLKSMDMAGAFDSGPSRQGQYDLLAEHFKRHLDMDKLLEIAGVAAYQPPEER
- the cobO gene encoding cob(I)yrinic acid a,c-diamide adenosyltransferase produces the protein MDKQETRGLTVIFTGDGKGKTSAMLGAVMRALGHGMKCKVIQFIKANSATGELETAKRLAPQLEIVQAGLGFTWLPGHGIDEHEKAAQAGLALAMEALASADYGLVAMDEALYALKKGLVSLDQLKQAVLAKPAHTHLILTGRGAPQELVELADMVTSMESVKHPMSKGIPAQPGLDY
- a CDS encoding chemotaxis protein CheW, with translation MGLDDSELLNEIILESKEHLSRIEPDLLSLEKNLGDISADLVNRLFRTMHSIKGGFAFMGLLNISSLAHSMENALARLRDGQIQPTPELVDALLAGVDKTSELLDNATESESISTEEIKRKLAPFTEGMGEETSHIEIPSAQAATQVTPPVAAPAAVALEETAVPLQAGQAGDGSAKDKPGQSKAQDAVRVKVSVLDRLMNLAAEMVFARNQMMSALNIKTLEALDRGRTMEIIDCSMDEARRNMMTAFSKLGGGLVDNGAARDTLGQIVGKELDKLKQKFLAAVSAPLNESPHVKKAARQVNFVTSELQESVMGTRLQPVGAVFGKLPRIIRDLTRSLKKEINIEVVGEEVELDKSIIEALSDPLTHIIRNCADHGIEMPEAREKAGKNPAGHVRVAAYHEGGQVYIEIEDDGKGIDPGVVKRKALEKGLITPEQAGAMSDTEAQRLIFAPGFSTAQAVTDVSGRGVGMDVVRTNIEDLGGSVELGSSPGRGTKLILKLPLTMAIMPALIVVSEGRRYAIPQANIDELVRVRGVDSARVIEKLGDAAVIRRQGRLLPLVYLTDLFGLKRTFPDYREHARKDDRRATLVDRRKKPLSIDEFAGEFDETDVDGDVSMELRKQEMERRAERDRRKSLYNALQIIVLKVESHRFGLIVDSLLDTEEIVVKPLSAYLKGCGCYSGATIMGDGKVVMILDPSGIAAHTKMKFDAVDMAHEAAQKARKTLVAAEKQSLLLFRAGREEVFAINIDLVGRIEEISAGKIKSVGDKEFLNYADHSMRILRLENFLPINRPQSAPEKFSVIIPKLVRSPMGIVASEILDVVKSDARIDRDKVKGIGIFGSGVIDERLVIFMDIYSLYETAEPEIYKNLASHGKLTGKKILLAEDTAFFRMVTTKYLEEQGLVVKAVTDGQYAWETLCAGERFDLLITDVNMPRMNGIELTRKVRSSGKFADMPIVALTSMGLDRDKKTGLDAGVDYYELKLDKERLLHALRKVFGEER
- a CDS encoding chemotaxis protein CheW, translating into MANRLLLSFRLGANLFGIDVLLVREVIHQFDQTPVEHAPEFVRGLINLRGQIVTLLDLGERICSQKREGAGYTHCIILKTAGEIAGKHDGGPGTWLPEETVGLVVDGIGDVVEAPLEGVTPPPANLRGVNEEYVEGVVALEGDLMMLVDPENALRLE
- a CDS encoding bacteriohemerythrin; the encoded protein is MALIEWEEKYSVDVKEFDDQHKRLFDIINELHAAMKAGQSVEGLNVILGELLEYTQSHFKEEETKMSSRGYPDFQRHKGEHEKLIADAVAFATRFKEGHVSVGVELMNFLVDWLQNHIMQTDKRYSSFFNEGVAKPAPQQAASAGTDPGAPQAARLSKAPEASGGGWTIRKKMMVNCALVSALMVFVAVAGFWMTSRIKSFASADIVNAWKAADGAMESRINFLTIVWGVLSSTTDVSDEGRKASMDRFEKGASGLAESLKDLKESGVANPAAVEKVSAKLEAVKAKGKEIIEISGHVFELMNKTDSAVGSLAGNGGLSGIQTNLVWSAAMAANDYASYGDDGAREEFEKLYGRVEGSIPASAGKAEFLKNSRELVDLAVKRVSLRTELNKDVKEIDSELVRIEDGGEGVDGTDGHTAKLLEGLMGMATLAQVVTVSVLLIGAIVSVVFSLRMTKSITGNINQTVAALRDLSEGRGDLTARLDVTSHDELGDMARWVNSFIAKLQSLIRDVSKSSESLSGSANAMTSVSTQLAKGADQMSTKSGSVAAAMEQMTANIGAINVSAESMSSSVNTVAAAIEEMNSSLSEVAKNCSQASNIASNADNKAKLASETMRDLDVSSEEIGKVLETIKDIADQTKLLALNATIEAASAGEAGKGFAVVADEVKELAKQTAVATEEIERQVEMIQGKTSGAVQSISHIASVIEEMNSISRMIANAVDQQSETVREIARSVVGASHSAKEIAGNIHELSTGAGDVSGSIKEVSKAAQDTASGAAKSNAAAMELAQLASRLQAIVRQFRV